One window from the genome of Methyloradius palustris encodes:
- the clsB gene encoding cardiolipin synthase ClsB, with protein sequence MSQFLPNNQITLLRNGEEYFPALEAEIDHAEHEIHLQTYIFENDATGQKIAAALMRAAGRKVTVNLLLDGFGSKDFPASLLDALQAAGVNVLFFRPKISPWTLKRNRLRRLHRKVSVFDGHVAFVGGINIIDDFDVPKDKTSPRIDYAVRIEGPLLVPIMQHVHTLWARTAWSQLKPATINIHQLDQPATGDKLAAFVVRDNLRHRRDIENAYLAAIENAKSDIFIANAYFMPGRQFRKALMRAAKRGVRVRLLLQGRMEYFLMIATHAFYSMFLRAGIEIYEYHKSFMHSKVAVIDDDWVTVGSSNIDPFSLLLAREANVVVIDKGFAQTLKQDLEIVLAEGATPILWDDWSRGFVLKRLVSWVVYGFVRFVLGVIGQPKQ encoded by the coding sequence ATGTCACAATTTCTACCCAATAATCAGATTACTCTGCTCAGAAATGGTGAGGAATATTTCCCTGCACTTGAGGCGGAGATTGACCACGCCGAGCACGAAATCCATCTGCAAACCTATATCTTTGAGAACGATGCTACAGGCCAGAAAATTGCAGCAGCCTTAATGCGTGCCGCTGGTAGAAAAGTGACCGTGAATCTTTTATTGGATGGATTTGGCAGCAAGGATTTTCCAGCTTCATTGTTAGATGCGTTGCAAGCCGCAGGCGTGAATGTGCTGTTTTTTCGCCCCAAGATTTCACCCTGGACATTAAAGCGTAATCGCCTGCGCAGGCTGCATCGCAAGGTGTCAGTGTTTGATGGCCACGTTGCATTTGTAGGTGGCATTAACATCATTGATGATTTTGATGTACCCAAAGACAAAACCTCGCCGCGTATTGATTATGCGGTGCGCATAGAAGGGCCGCTTTTGGTGCCCATCATGCAACATGTGCATACGCTTTGGGCGCGCACTGCGTGGTCACAGTTAAAGCCTGCCACTATCAACATCCATCAATTAGATCAGCCAGCCACAGGCGACAAACTTGCCGCTTTTGTCGTGCGCGACAATCTGCGGCACAGGCGTGATATTGAAAATGCTTATCTGGCCGCGATTGAAAATGCAAAGTCCGACATATTCATCGCCAATGCCTATTTCATGCCTGGTCGCCAATTTCGCAAGGCCTTGATGCGAGCAGCTAAACGCGGGGTGCGCGTCAGGCTGCTGTTGCAAGGCCGTATGGAATATTTCCTGATGATTGCAACGCATGCTTTTTACAGCATGTTTCTACGAGCGGGCATTGAGATTTATGAGTATCACAAAAGCTTTATGCACAGCAAAGTTGCCGTAATTGATGATGACTGGGTAACCGTTGGCTCATCCAATATTGACCCATTCAGCTTGCTGTTGGCGCGTGAAGCCAATGTAGTCGTGATTGATAAAGGCTTTGCACAAACCCTAAAGCAGGATTTAGAAATCGTCCTGGCCGAAGGGGCAACACCTATTCTGTGGGATGACTGGAGCCGTGGTTTTGTGCTCAAGCGGCTGGTTTCATGGGTGGTGTATGGATTTGTGCGGTTTGTCTTGGGTGTGATTGGCCAGCCTAAACAATAG
- a CDS encoding endonuclease/exonuclease/phosphatase family protein → MSNILRIATFNVHKGLSTFNARFSLHDQRELLRKLHADIVFLQEVQDEHAKHSKRFSPFPLNGQLEFLADAVWPNYSYGKNSVYPAGHHGNAVLSKFPIINTENRDISAHSVEQRGMLHCEISIPGWDQTLHCICVHLGLFARWRTKQLQEVKRFIEDHVPADSPLIIAGDFNDWSLNAGRSFAESLHLREVFEHSHGKPAQSFPSWLPILRLDRIYTRGFSIRHVEVHTGPTWLKVSDHAVLTATLAHQTA, encoded by the coding sequence TTGAGTAATATACTGCGCATTGCCACCTTTAATGTTCACAAAGGCTTGAGTACATTCAATGCGCGCTTTTCGTTGCATGATCAGCGTGAGCTACTCCGCAAGCTACATGCTGATATTGTCTTTCTGCAAGAAGTGCAGGATGAACATGCCAAGCACAGCAAGCGTTTCAGCCCGTTCCCACTGAATGGCCAACTGGAGTTTCTGGCTGACGCTGTTTGGCCTAACTACTCCTATGGCAAGAACTCGGTTTATCCTGCAGGGCATCACGGCAATGCGGTGCTTTCAAAATTCCCCATTATCAATACAGAAAACCGCGACATTTCTGCGCATAGCGTAGAGCAGCGCGGCATGCTGCATTGCGAGATCAGTATTCCTGGATGGGATCAAACCTTGCATTGCATTTGCGTACATCTCGGCCTGTTTGCCCGTTGGCGTACAAAGCAATTGCAGGAAGTAAAACGATTTATTGAAGACCATGTGCCCGCAGATTCGCCACTGATTATCGCGGGTGATTTTAACGACTGGAGCCTGAACGCAGGCCGTAGTTTTGCTGAGAGCCTGCACTTGCGCGAGGTGTTTGAACATAGCCACGGCAAGCCTGCACAGAGCTTTCCCTCGTGGTTGCCGATTTTGCGGCTAGACCGTATTTACACGCGTGGATTCAGCATTCGCCACGTTGAAGTACACACAGGCCCAACTTGGTTAAAAGTATCTGACCATGCTGTGCTGACTGCAACGCTGGCGCATCAGACAGCTTAA
- the nadA gene encoding quinolinate synthase NadA, with protein MQTTAIKFERFQHSQDEECQQRIIAAKEKLGKKLVILGHHYQGEGVYRHADYTGDSLKLSRYAAEVDAQYIVFLGVHFMAEVADILSRPDQIAILPDLAAGCSMADMANLAKVERSYRELNKVLDFDETITPLTYINSAADLKAFCGEHGGIVCTSTNATKMLEWSFARREKVLFFPDQNLGRWSGHKMGIPLEQMPVWDPDQPMGGLTEEEIKNAKILLWKGHCAVHQMFRPQNIIKFRNEHPDGIVISHPEAPFEVCLQSDYVGSTEYILKTVREAPAGTRWLVGTELNLVNRLAEEMKPQGKTVQFMSHVVCECSTMARIDPQHLAWTLENLAEGNVVNQIKVPENEAKLAILALQRMLDAS; from the coding sequence ATGCAAACAACAGCGATCAAATTTGAACGTTTTCAGCATTCGCAAGATGAGGAATGTCAGCAGCGCATAATTGCGGCCAAGGAAAAACTCGGCAAAAAACTGGTGATACTCGGTCACCATTACCAAGGTGAAGGTGTGTATCGCCACGCTGATTACACAGGTGATTCGCTCAAACTTTCACGTTACGCGGCTGAGGTTGATGCGCAATATATCGTGTTTCTGGGTGTGCATTTCATGGCCGAAGTGGCCGATATTCTCTCGCGCCCAGACCAGATCGCGATTTTGCCTGACTTGGCTGCAGGTTGCTCTATGGCTGATATGGCGAACCTCGCGAAAGTAGAACGCAGCTATCGCGAGCTGAACAAGGTGCTGGATTTTGATGAAACCATTACGCCGCTGACTTACATCAACTCTGCCGCTGACCTGAAAGCCTTTTGTGGCGAGCACGGTGGCATCGTCTGCACGTCAACGAATGCCACCAAAATGCTGGAATGGAGCTTCGCGCGGCGTGAAAAAGTATTGTTCTTCCCCGACCAGAACCTAGGTCGCTGGAGCGGCCACAAGATGGGTATTCCCCTAGAACAAATGCCCGTTTGGGATCCTGACCAGCCTATGGGCGGCCTGACTGAAGAAGAAATCAAGAACGCGAAAATCCTGTTGTGGAAAGGCCACTGCGCCGTGCACCAGATGTTTCGCCCGCAGAACATCATCAAATTCCGTAATGAACATCCAGATGGCATCGTGATCTCACACCCTGAAGCCCCATTTGAAGTCTGCCTGCAATCCGATTATGTGGGCTCTACTGAATACATTTTAAAAACAGTGCGCGAAGCGCCAGCAGGCACACGTTGGCTAGTCGGCACCGAATTGAATCTGGTGAACCGCTTGGCGGAAGAGATGAAACCGCAAGGCAAAACCGTGCAATTCATGTCACACGTCGTGTGTGAATGCTCAACCATGGCGCGTATTGACCCACAACACTTGGCATGGACGCTGGAAAACTTGGCTGAGGGTAATGTAGTGAACCAGATCAAAGTGCCCGAGAATGAAGCCAAGCTTGCCATACTGGCTTTACAGCGGATGCTGGATGCCTCATAA
- the nudB gene encoding dihydroneopterin triphosphate diphosphatase, with amino-acid sequence MTVGKIATPVAFKTPISVLVLIHTVDLKVLLIERADKPGFWQSVTGSLEVEDAGLVDTAIREVMEETGIDATQHKLADWQTSNTYEIYPHWRYRYAPGVTENIEYQFGLELPEPLAVKLAPDEHVNYEWVDWREAAERVFSWTNVDALRKLGERHGLTL; translated from the coding sequence GTGACAGTCGGAAAGATAGCAACACCAGTGGCGTTTAAAACCCCGATTTCAGTTCTGGTGTTGATTCACACGGTAGATTTAAAAGTGCTGTTGATCGAGCGGGCTGATAAGCCGGGGTTCTGGCAATCGGTGACTGGTAGTCTTGAAGTTGAAGATGCTGGCTTAGTCGATACCGCCATTCGTGAAGTGATGGAAGAAACAGGTATTGATGCCACCCAACATAAGCTCGCCGATTGGCAGACGTCTAATACTTACGAGATTTATCCGCACTGGCGTTACCGTTATGCGCCAGGCGTGACTGAGAATATCGAGTATCAGTTTGGGTTAGAATTACCTGAGCCACTGGCCGTGAAATTGGCCCCTGATGAGCATGTGAATTACGAGTGGGTAGATTGGCGCGAGGCGGCTGAACGCGTGTTTTCATGGACTAACGTGGATGCGCTGCGCAAGCTGGGCGAGCGCCACGGATTAACGTTATAA
- a CDS encoding adenine phosphoribosyltransferase, translating into MLFTSLIRTIPHYPKQGIQFRDITTLLKDPIGFRIAIDELAKRYSDQKIEKVAGIEARGFIIGAALAYKLGVGFVPVRKPGKLPAETIGHDYALEYGSDRIEIHTDAISQGERILLVDDLIATGGTAEAAALLIQKLGGEIVECAFVIDLPDLGGTKRLAQNGLKSFSLCEFEGE; encoded by the coding sequence ATGCTGTTCACATCACTCATCCGCACCATACCCCATTACCCAAAACAAGGCATCCAGTTCCGAGATATCACCACCTTGCTGAAAGACCCTATCGGGTTTCGCATAGCCATTGATGAGCTAGCCAAGCGATATTCAGACCAAAAAATAGAGAAAGTTGCGGGCATTGAAGCACGTGGCTTTATTATCGGTGCAGCCCTGGCTTACAAGCTAGGGGTTGGGTTCGTGCCAGTGCGTAAGCCAGGTAAATTGCCCGCTGAAACTATCGGCCATGATTACGCGCTGGAATATGGGTCAGATCGCATCGAGATACATACCGATGCGATTTCACAAGGTGAACGCATCTTGCTGGTGGATGACTTGATTGCCACAGGCGGCACGGCAGAAGCTGCGGCGCTATTGATTCAAAAACTCGGTGGTGAAATTGTAGAGTGCGCGTTTGTGATTGATTTGCCAGATTTAGGCGGCACGAAACGATTGGCGCAAAACGGACTCAAATCGTTTTCATTGTGCGAATTTGAGGGCGAGTAA
- a CDS encoding DUF4145 domain-containing protein, translating to MKYIAPKVLEGSFSCPHCKAISQHVWWGIDLVGRLLSFNGVSYEYCNIRVGKCTHCNENTIWLKERMLYPAFSTAPIANSEMPQNVRDIYNEASTIFSASPRAAAALLRLGLQELCVHLGGKGRNINDDIASLVEKGLPLIVQQSLDIVRVTGNEAVHPGQIDVDSTETVGSLFELINIIVEYMIAMPQKVSGIYKKLPASKLAEIEKRDAEK from the coding sequence GTGAAATATATCGCCCCTAAAGTTTTAGAAGGTTCTTTTAGTTGCCCCCACTGTAAGGCTATATCTCAGCATGTGTGGTGGGGAATAGATTTGGTCGGGCGGCTTCTTAGCTTTAACGGAGTGTCTTATGAGTATTGCAATATTCGGGTAGGGAAATGTACTCATTGCAATGAAAATACAATTTGGCTCAAGGAAAGAATGCTTTATCCAGCATTTAGTACTGCGCCAATTGCAAATTCTGAGATGCCTCAAAATGTTAGAGATATATACAATGAGGCATCAACTATATTTTCAGCTTCTCCTCGCGCTGCGGCAGCTTTATTAAGATTGGGTTTGCAAGAGTTGTGTGTGCATCTAGGAGGAAAAGGTAGAAATATCAATGATGATATAGCTTCCCTAGTTGAGAAAGGTTTACCTTTAATAGTTCAGCAATCCTTAGATATAGTAAGAGTTACGGGTAATGAAGCTGTGCATCCTGGACAAATTGATGTTGATTCAACGGAAACAGTTGGCTCGCTATTTGAGCTGATAAATATTATTGTTGAATATATGATTGCCATGCCTCAAAAGGTTTCTGGTATTTACAAAAAGCTTCCAGCAAGCAAACTGGCTGAAATAGAAAAGCGAGACGCTGAGAAGTAA
- the aspS gene encoding aspartate--tRNA ligase → MRTHYCGHLNRSHIGQTVTLCGWAHRRRDHGGVIFIDLRDREGMAQIVIDPDTPEAFALAETVRSEFVLKVVCKVRARPEGTVNANISTGDVEMLASEIEILNPSLTPPFMLDDDNLSEMVRLQHRYIDLRRPAMQKNLMLRYRVSKTLRDYLDNHGFIEVETPMLTRSTPEGARDYLVPSRVHAGQFFALPQSPQLFKQLLMVSGFDRYFQITKCFRDEDLRADRQPEFTQVDIETSFLGEEEIMNIVEDMIRRMFKQVQDIDLPAQFPRMPFSEAMNKYGSDKPDMRVTLEITELSDVMKDVDFKVFAGAANAVGGRVAAMRVPNGAAISRSEIDAYTEFVKIYGAKGLAYIKINDITKLNEEGLQSPIVKNIHVTALQAIIDRTGAQNGDIVFFGADKAKVVNEALGALRVKVGHDKGHVDGRAWAPLWVVDFPMFEHDEENDRWAALHHPFTSPKEGHEDLLTSNPGAALSKAYDMVINGWEVGGGSVRIHKQEVQSKVFDALKISKEEAQEKFGFLLDALQYGAPPHGGLAFGLDRLVTLMAGAESIRDVIAFPKTQRAQCLMTNAPNEVDEKQLRELHIRVRTQNTTA, encoded by the coding sequence ATGCGTACTCACTATTGCGGCCATCTAAACCGCTCACACATCGGCCAAACCGTTACCCTCTGTGGTTGGGCGCATCGTCGCCGCGACCACGGCGGTGTTATTTTTATCGACTTGCGCGACCGTGAAGGCATGGCGCAAATCGTTATTGATCCAGATACGCCAGAAGCATTTGCGCTGGCTGAAACGGTACGCAGCGAATTTGTACTCAAAGTCGTCTGTAAAGTCAGGGCGCGGCCTGAAGGTACAGTGAACGCTAACATTTCTACGGGTGACGTTGAGATGCTGGCTAGCGAGATCGAGATTCTTAATCCATCGCTCACACCACCTTTCATGCTGGATGACGACAACCTGAGCGAAATGGTGCGCCTGCAACATCGCTATATCGACTTGCGCCGCCCAGCGATGCAAAAGAACCTGATGCTGCGTTATCGCGTGTCTAAAACTTTGCGTGATTATCTGGATAACCACGGCTTTATTGAAGTTGAAACCCCAATGCTGACGCGCAGCACGCCAGAAGGTGCGCGCGATTATCTAGTGCCTAGCCGCGTTCATGCTGGTCAGTTCTTTGCGTTGCCGCAATCTCCGCAGCTATTTAAGCAATTGTTGATGGTTTCTGGTTTTGACCGTTACTTCCAGATCACCAAATGTTTCCGCGATGAAGACTTGCGCGCTGATCGCCAGCCAGAATTCACCCAGGTGGATATCGAGACTTCATTCCTGGGCGAAGAAGAGATCATGAACATCGTCGAAGACATGATTCGCCGCATGTTTAAACAAGTTCAGGATATTGACCTGCCTGCACAATTCCCGCGTATGCCATTCTCTGAAGCCATGAACAAATACGGCTCAGATAAGCCAGATATGCGCGTGACGCTTGAAATCACTGAGCTCAGCGACGTGATGAAAGATGTCGATTTCAAGGTATTTGCAGGCGCAGCCAATGCTGTTGGTGGCCGCGTAGCCGCCATGCGTGTGCCCAATGGGGCTGCAATCAGCCGCTCTGAGATTGACGCCTATACCGAATTCGTCAAGATTTATGGCGCTAAAGGCTTGGCGTACATCAAGATCAACGACATTACCAAGCTCAATGAAGAAGGCTTGCAAAGCCCAATCGTGAAGAACATTCACGTGACCGCGCTGCAAGCGATTATTGACCGTACAGGCGCGCAGAATGGCGATATCGTCTTCTTCGGCGCTGACAAAGCTAAGGTGGTGAATGAAGCCCTTGGCGCCTTGCGCGTTAAAGTCGGCCACGATAAAGGCCATGTGGATGGCCGTGCCTGGGCACCGCTCTGGGTGGTTGATTTCCCGATGTTTGAACATGATGAAGAAAATGACCGCTGGGCTGCGTTACATCACCCATTCACTTCACCAAAAGAAGGCCACGAAGACCTGCTCACCAGCAACCCAGGCGCTGCACTCTCAAAAGCTTACGACATGGTCATCAATGGCTGGGAAGTCGGCGGCGGTTCGGTACGTATCCATAAGCAAGAAGTGCAATCCAAGGTATTCGACGCACTGAAGATCAGCAAAGAAGAGGCCCAGGAAAAATTCGGCTTCTTGCTTGATGCCCTGCAATACGGAGCACCTCCGCATGGCGGCTTGGCGTTTGGTCTGGATCGTCTGGTCACGCTGATGGCTGGCGCTGAATCGATTCGTGACGTAATTGCCTTCCCGAAAACCCAACGCGCACAATGCTTGATGACTAATGCGCCGAACGAAGTGGATGAGAAGCAGCTTCGAGAATTGCATATACGTGTGCGGACACAAAATACAACTGCATAA
- a CDS encoding DUF502 domain-containing protein, translating to MRKYFITGLLVLVPLFITVWVLTTLISTMDSSLLLLPVEWRPEAQFGRAIPGVGALLTLLIIFVTGVIATNFFGKRLILLWEALLGRVPVVKSIYNSVKQVSDTLFSDSGNAFRKALLVQFPREGSWTIAFMTGHPGGDVANHLQGDFVSVYVPTTPNPTGGYFLMLPAKDVIELDMSVDEALKYIISMGVVAPVMPDRGVILDLETAKALEQTSNIN from the coding sequence ATGAGAAAATATTTTATTACTGGCTTGCTGGTGCTGGTGCCTCTGTTTATTACGGTCTGGGTACTCACTACGCTCATCAGCACAATGGATAGCAGTTTGCTGCTTCTGCCAGTTGAGTGGCGTCCTGAAGCCCAGTTTGGCCGTGCTATCCCTGGTGTTGGCGCCTTGCTAACATTGTTGATTATTTTCGTTACTGGCGTCATCGCTACTAACTTTTTTGGTAAGCGACTGATTCTGTTGTGGGAAGCATTGCTCGGCCGCGTGCCAGTGGTTAAGAGCATCTATAACAGTGTTAAGCAGGTATCAGATACCTTGTTTTCTGATTCTGGTAACGCATTTCGCAAGGCTTTGCTAGTGCAATTTCCGCGTGAAGGCAGCTGGACAATCGCCTTCATGACAGGCCACCCAGGTGGCGATGTGGCGAATCACCTGCAAGGTGATTTTGTAAGCGTCTATGTGCCTACTACGCCCAACCCCACTGGCGGCTACTTTTTGATGTTGCCAGCCAAAGATGTGATCGAGCTGGACATGAGCGTTGATGAGGCACTGAAATATATTATTTCCATGGGCGTTGTCGCTCCAGTAATGCCAGACCGTGGCGTGATTCTCGATCTGGAAACAGCCAAAGCACTCGAACAAACCAGCAACATCAATTAA
- a CDS encoding FmdB family zinc ribbon protein, with protein MPIYDYQCSSCGIKKEVMRKVSEPNLTTCPECGKETFTKQVSAPSFQLTGSGWYATDFKGGGSKPSSSSESKASEPAASAAACAPGCACH; from the coding sequence ATGCCTATTTACGATTATCAATGCAGCAGTTGCGGCATTAAAAAAGAAGTTATGCGTAAAGTCAGCGAGCCTAACCTGACCACTTGCCCTGAATGCGGTAAAGAGACTTTTACCAAGCAAGTATCTGCGCCTAGCTTTCAGTTAACAGGCAGCGGTTGGTATGCAACTGATTTTAAAGGTGGCGGCAGTAAGCCTTCAAGCTCAAGCGAGAGTAAAGCATCAGAGCCAGCCGCTTCTGCAGCAGCCTGCGCGCCCGGCTGCGCTTGCCACTAA
- a CDS encoding response regulator transcription factor, whose amino-acid sequence MANININRGHETLVLIVDDVLDNLAVLHDSLAESGFAVLVANSGKAALHTAKETQPDIILLDAIMPEMDGFEVCRRLKAETDTQHIPVIFMTGLTEAEHVVAGFAAGGCDYVTKPIRPTEVLARMAAHLQTSRQMHQTRGALDAFGQAAIAVTPSTSKIVWQTPLARQWIEAYSANTQLQSWVNRLFEVVDKTTAMPLTVLKGDGRLIFTPVEIQNDEQWVILLREESDAAQIDALIATFKLTRREAEVLYWAIKGKTNRDIGDILGTSPRTVNKHLEHVFAKLGVETRTAASALARSKILNIKI is encoded by the coding sequence ATGGCTAATATCAACATCAATCGTGGCCATGAAACTTTGGTGCTGATTGTCGATGACGTGCTCGACAATCTGGCCGTGTTGCATGATTCGCTGGCCGAATCTGGTTTTGCTGTTTTGGTTGCCAACAGTGGCAAAGCTGCGCTGCATACGGCCAAAGAAACCCAGCCAGATATTATCCTGTTAGATGCCATCATGCCCGAGATGGATGGCTTTGAAGTATGCCGCAGACTCAAGGCGGAAACAGATACGCAGCATATCCCCGTGATTTTCATGACAGGCCTCACAGAAGCTGAGCACGTAGTGGCAGGCTTTGCCGCAGGCGGTTGTGATTATGTGACCAAGCCGATTCGCCCAACTGAGGTGCTTGCCCGAATGGCAGCGCATTTGCAGACATCGCGCCAGATGCACCAAACGCGCGGCGCGCTGGATGCCTTTGGCCAAGCGGCGATTGCCGTGACCCCAAGTACCAGCAAGATCGTGTGGCAAACGCCGCTGGCAAGGCAATGGATAGAGGCATATTCAGCCAATACACAGCTGCAATCATGGGTCAATCGTCTATTTGAAGTGGTTGATAAAACAACGGCCATGCCATTAACGGTATTAAAAGGCGATGGCCGTTTGATTTTCACGCCAGTGGAAATTCAGAACGATGAACAATGGGTGATTCTTTTGCGTGAGGAGTCTGATGCCGCGCAGATTGACGCCTTGATTGCCACGTTCAAGCTCACCCGCCGTGAGGCTGAAGTGCTCTACTGGGCTATCAAGGGTAAAACTAATCGTGATATTGGCGATATTCTCGGTACTAGCCCGCGCACCGTGAATAAACATCTGGAGCATGTCTTCGCCAAGCTGGGCGTAGAAACACGTACTGCTGCATCTGCGCTGGCACGCAGCAAAATCCTCAACATCAAGATTTAA